One part of the Ornithodoros turicata isolate Travis chromosome 2, ASM3712646v1, whole genome shotgun sequence genome encodes these proteins:
- the LOC135385680 gene encoding histidine decarboxylase-like isoform X2 codes for MVDYIADYLENIRSRRVFPDVKPGYMRNLLPTHAPQKGEPWTDIFRDIEDVIMPGVTHWQSPHMHAYFPALHSPPSLLGDMLADGIGCLGFTWASSPACTELETIVMDWLAQMLGLPDEFLHVRSVSKGGGVIQTTSSEATFVALLAARTEAIRRCHEGSLDLDDADLNGRLVAYCSDQAHSSVEKAGLIGLVKMHYVESDENLSLRGHDLKEAMDRDRAKGLLPFYVCATLGTTGACAFDNLQEIGEICAEERVWLHVDAAYAGSAFVCPEFRHWLRGIQYADSFAFNPSKWLMVHFDCTAMWVRNSTALHRTFNVDPLYLQHENSGLAVDYMHWQIPLSKRFRSLKLWFVLRTYGVEGLQSHIRKGVELAQLFEDLVRSDKRFEIPAPRHLGLVVIRLKGPNAWTEKLLKRLNANGKLHCVPAALKGKYVIRFTVTSPHTTAEDIRRDWSVIQATALDVAPHKVSLAEIKKHDPDFGTSLLLANSPMTPKVVNGSFVALFEGDDALRGLLSRMGDQFALTTKDSPALRRRVRGLMLSQKQYSLDSRMDLMSSMAASSPGGRPTTNDEAEDEAEVHNGKDTTLSQTITEDDEDPFKLSQNEPKLSSKNEQASLSGTRSKSAQKLSE; via the exons GTTACCCACTGGCAGAGCCCACACATGCATGCCTACTTTCCCGCCCTCCATTCTCCGCCGTCGCTGCTGGGTGACATGCTCGCAGATGGAATCGGCTGCCTTGGCTTCACTTGG GCATCGAGCCCCGCATGCACTGAGCTGGAAACCATAGTGATGGATTGGCTGGCACAGATGCTTGGACTCCCGGATGAATTTCTGCATGTACGCTCAGTCTCCAAAGGTGGCGGAGTGATCCAGACGACGTCCAGCGAAGCCACATTCGTGGCTCTTCTCGCCGCGCGCACCGAGGCCATTCGTCGTTGCCACGAAGGTTCCCTGGACCTCGATGATGCCGACCTTAATGGGCGCCTGGTCGCCTACTGTTCTGACCAA GCCCATTCTTCAGTTGAGAAAGCTGGACTAATTGGGTTAGTGAAAATGCACTACGTGGAATCAGATGAAAATCTAAGTCTCAGAGGGCATGACTTGAAAGAAGCCATGGATCGTGATCGCGCTAAAGGCCTCCTGCCATTTTAC GTCTGCGCAACGCTTGGTACAACTGGGGCATGCGCTTTCGACAACCTTCAAGAGATTGGAGAAATCT GCGCCGAAGAGCGcgtatggctgcacgtagatgCAGCTTACGCAGGGTCAGCGTTCGTATGCCCGGAGTTCCGCCATTGGCTAAGAGGAATCCAGTACGCTGACTCGTTCGCCTTCAATCCTTCGAAATGGCTCATGGTGCATTTCGACTGCACAGCAATGTG GGTTAGAAATAGCACCGCACTTCACCGTACGTTCAACGTCGATCCTCTGTACCTACAACACGAAAATTCAG GTCTTGCGGTGGATTACATG CATTGGCAGATACCGTTGAGCAAGCGGTTTCGAAGCCTCAAACTGTGGTTCGTACTCCGAACGTATGGTGTTGAAGGTCTCCAGAGTCACATACGAAAG GGTGTAGAATTGGCGCAACTGTTCGAAGACCTCGTGCGCTCAGACAAGAGGTTTGAAATCCCTGCCCCACGTCACCTGGGTCTAGTTGTCATCAGGCTCAAG GGCCCCAACGCCTGGACAGAGAAGCTGTTGAAGCGCCTCAACGCAAATGGCAAACTCCACTGCGTGCCAGCAGCATTGAAGGGAAAATATGTGATTCGCTTCACAGTCACGTCCCCACACACGACGGCAGAGGACATCCGACGCGACTGGAGTGTTATTCAAGCGACTGCTCTTGATGTGGCCCCACACAAGGTCTCTCTAGCGGAGATCAAGAAGCACGACCCGGACTTCGGCACCAGCCTCTTGCTCGCCAACAGTCCCATGACGCCCAAGGTGGTCAACGGGAGTTTTGTTGCACTTTTTGAGGGTGACGACGCTCTTCGAGGCCTGCTTTCCCGCATGGGGGATCAGTTTGCCTTGACGACCAAAGACAGCCCTGCCCTCCGTCGACGTGTACGAGGTCTTATGCTCAGTCAAAAGCAGTACAGTCTAGATTCACGAATGGACCTCATGAGTAGCATGGCGGCGTCCTCTCCAGGAG GTCGCCCTACCACCAATGATGAAGCTGAAGATGAGGCTGAGGTGCACAATGGAAAAGACACAACTCTTTCACAGACTATCACAGAAGATGACGAGGACCCTTTCAAGTTGAGCCAGAACGAACCGAAGTTGTCCAGCAAAAATGAACAAGCGAGTCTCTCGGGGACCCGATCGAAGTCGGCTCAGAAGCTCAGCGAATAA